The Patescibacteria group bacterium region GACCAACTCTACCATCCGTTGATTGCCTTTATATATCGCTTCGACAAAATTCTTTTGTTCTTTGTTTAATTTGCCGGCATCGCCGTCTAGGAGCATTTCCGCATACCAATTGATACTAGAGAGAGGGGTGCGCAGCTGATGTGAAGCTAGAGAAACGAATTCGGTTTTAGCGCGGTCGATATTCTTTTCTTGAGTGATATCGCGGGCAACGCTGATTAGGAATTCTACTTCTTTATTCTTATTTAAGACAGGAGAAATAGTCACGTAAGAATCATATAACTCGCCGTTTTTACGATGGTTTTTAAGCTCACCGACAAAAGGCTTTTTATGGACACACAGGGCTTCATCCATCTTTTGTTTTAACTCCGGCGCTAGAGGCAGGCGCCAAAGCTCTTCGATTTTTTTGCCTAGAACTTCCTTGATCTTATAACCAGTAATTTTTTCCATGCCCTTATTCGCGTAAACGACCCTCTCATTGGCGTCGCTTATAATCATGTAATCAGAGGCGTTATCCATGGCTAACTTGAATTTTTCCAAATCATTAGCTAGGTTTAAGGATTTATTTTTTTCAGCTTCTACATCAGATAAAATATTTAAGATGGCTTTTTTAGTGTTTTCCAGCTGGGCATTTTTTTCTCCTAACTCTTTCGTCCTTTCTAAGATGCTGTTTTCGAGGTCGGAATAATAATTCTTGAGTTCTTCCGACATCTTAGCCATGATTTCACCCAGTTCCTCGAATTCATCATCTGTGTTTATACTGTTTTTGATATTTAGGTTGCCCAAGCTTATCTCATTAGCCATGTCTTTAAGCTTATTGAGGGGCCAAAGATTCTTTTTGATGATAACAATCAGGAAAATATCCGTCAAAATGACAATCAAGATGATGAGAAGAGAAAACATGCCGGCAATCTGGAAAGCTGAAATCATCAAACCCTCGCTATCGCTTTCTAAAACTAAGAATAAAGGCAAGTGGGCCAGACGGAAGATGGTTAAAGTCTCCTTTTCGTTGTCGGCCGTATCAAAAAAATTAACCATTTTCGGTTCTAATAAGGGACTTTTGATAATCTCGTAGGCCGGGTCATAGGGCAGGGCTTCGATTTCAAAATTTAAAAACTTCTTTTCTTCTTTTATCCTGGCCATCGTTGCTTGGTCTATTTTCCCTAGGCTTTGATATGTTCTTTCTGGACGGTCGGAGAAGAGGATAATCCCGTCCTTATCAGTCAGCATGATGTGGCCGTTCTTGCTGATTATCTCGTCTTGCAATATCTCATGGATAGGTTCTATCTTCATTTTCATGACCAAGACCCCAAGGAGTTCATTTTGGCTGCCAAAAACCGGGGCGGAAAAATAATACCCAGGCAGGAGGCTGGTGACGCCGATAGCGGCCTCAAATCCAGAATTACCCAGACTAGCCTGTTTGAAATATTCACGGAAAGCGTAATCGTTGCCGGTAAAAGACGGATCAGTCGAAACTAGGGCTAAACCATCTCGGTTTAACAGATAGATAGCTGTATAATTATTGTTTAGGTTGGCCGCTTCCAAGGTGTCTAATATTTCGCTTTGGTTTATGGCCTGCTTAGACTCTAGGAAACTGATTATTTTCTTATTTTTAGCCAACTTATCAGTTAGCTGGCGGTAGCTATCGGTTAAGATATCGAGATTACGGCTGTATTCATGGACTAGATCTTTCAAATAGACCTGCTTATTGACCAAGGACTGTTGATAGGAGACAAAACCGATCAAGGCAGAAACTATCAAACCGGCCGCCAGCAGTAAGACGGTTGTCGTAAAGATAATCTTATTTTGAGCTTTCCTAAATTTCATAAGACGGCAGCTAGGTTTTAATAAATCGACTTCTCAGATAAGAACCGGAGAAGTCGATTGAGCTAAATTGATATTTAAAGTTATCTGGTGGCCGTGATAGTCGCCCCTGATTCAGCTTGAGGTGCAGACACGGTGACGCGGTTGTTAGCGGTTTTTAGGATGTAATATCCGGTACCGGTAGCTGACACGCCGCCTTTAGGATCAACCGGGATAGAGGTTAAATATTTTTCGTTGGTCGTTAAGACGCCTAGGTCTATTAAACTACCGCAAGAAGAAGTGGCGGCGCAAATTTCAGTTGAAGAAGAGGTGATGGCGGCCGGAATGGTACCGCTATTATCGATCGAATATTGATAGACAGCGTTTAAAATAGTGTTGACGTCGACTCGTCTTTGAGCGTTTTTAGTTTCAGCTAATTGTTTATTAGGATTGATGGCCAGGATAACGATACCAGCTAGGATGGCAATCGCGGCTACCACCAACAAAATTTCTAAAAGAGTGAAGCCCTTGGCTTGTGTTTTTTTCATAAGTTTTAGTTGTTTTTATTTTAAAATTTATTTATTCCTAACTTCTAAATTATAGCATAGATAATAAAAGCTTGCCAAGCGATTTAATCTCCGACTTCATCCCAAGAAGTGACTAGGATTTTAGGACTGGTGGTGCTAATTACAACCCTAGCTTTTTGGACATTACTGCCCACTGTGCTACTAGCGTTAATTGTGCGATTACTGCCGCCGCTATTAGTTACGAGATAATTGCAGGTTAGAGACCCTAAATTCAAGCTGCCACTGCCAGTGAAGTTAATGTCATCGCGAATAGCTTGTAAAGCTTCTTCTGCGCAGGCATTAGCCAGGGCCCGGGCTTGACTAGCTTGTAGCTTATCCTGGCTATTTTTAGTCGCCCCAGTGCCGCTTTCCAGGAAAAAAATGATAATAGCTAAAATTACCGCCCCGGTAATAATGACGCTGATAAGAGTGATATAAGCGGGTGCTTGCCTGTTTAATTTCTTCATATTTTAGTAGCGCCGGCTAGCGCTCACATTAAATCTTTCGCTATATGAATACTCGGAACGATTATATGGATCGATTATTCCCAAAGAAAAACTGGCTGAGAGGCTACCGGTGCTGGAGGCATTGCTGAGATTATAAAAGATGAGATCGCTGGCCTTTACTCGGGAATTATTTAACTCTATATTAGAACCGCCGGCGAAGCTGACCACTAAGCTGGTGCTAGCCAGCTTGAAGACGGTTGGATTACGGGCAGGGTCGTTTGAGGCTAGGGAAAGGGTCGTGCTACTGGTTCCGGTTGCCGGAGAATTGATAGCACTGGATGCCTTGATGTTCTGGCTAAGCAGATAGGTGATCTGGTCGCCTTGCTGCTCGACTTCGTTAATAAGCTGGCCTTTGACTTTAGTCTTCAGGGTTATATTGATAAATTGCGAACTTATTAGTAAAATAACCCCCATTAAGCCGATATATAAAAGCAACTCAATTAAAGTGAAGGCGTCTTTTTCTAAATTTCCCCTTTTAGACATATTAAGGTTTTCTCTTCAAGGCTAAGATGTGTCGCGTTCCAGCATCACCACCGTTGACCGTTTGGCGATTAATGACGTTACCAGAAGCGCCAGCGGTCGGAATAGTGATGTAGGCTGAAGAGATCGAAGTATCATTACCCTGCAGATTACGATACTGGCTTAAACCAATATTAGCCCAGCCGGCAGTCTGCAAGGCCCAGGAATTGTCATCACCCGTAGTCCAAAACGCTAAGACCATGGCTCCGTCCGTATTAGTATTGATCCCGGTAATAGTCACATTCCTAGGATTTGCCGGAGCTGTGAAGGTGCCACCCGTCTGAGCTACATCCAAAACGCTAGTTGGATTGACGTTACGGAAAACATGCATAACAACTGTTAAACCTAGGGTGCCTGAACCGACCGTAATACTGGGATCAGCTGACCAGCTGCCGTTATAGACAGCATAGAAGATACGGGAAACATTGGTAGTGCCGTTAGCGACTTGGGTGAGAGCGGTCCAGCTCTGTCCGCCGGTATTGGAAACGGAGAGGGTGGCCGAAGCGCGATAGCTAGCTATTATTAAAGCCACGTCGCCAACCTGCATACCACTGGGTGGTGTCACTGATACAGTCGGACCAGCCTTAGTCCCGTTATCAGGCGGATTAGAAGCGCTACCGACTATACTTATATCGGATACGGAAACTTTGGCCCAATCATCCAGATAGGTTGCCAAGCTTAAACTACCACTCCTTTGGCTATTCTGGGCCCAGGTAACGGTCGAAGTGGCGATTTTACGGCTGGTACTAGCGCTAGCGATCGAGATTTGCCTGGTAAATTCTCCATTAGTACTGCTTGTACCGGTCAGGACCCACTGACCAGTACTGGTTGAGAGGCCATAGGTGCCAACACTTAAATTATCAAAGGAGGAGTCGCGGATATTGCGTACCGCCTCCAGTCCCTCCTCAGCATAATCTAAGGCTCTCTGGCGGCTGCCGCTTAAAGCGATCGATTCAACCCCGTAGAGATAGGCTCTCACCGCAAAAACCGCCAGCAACAGAAGTAGCGTGGCGCTTAAAATAACTTCGACCAATGCGAAGCCGGATTTAATAATATATTGTTCCTTGGGCATTTATATGGATATAACGGACTTCATTATCGGGATTTTTGAGGGTCGTAGTTGCGGCGCTTACGGGCGTGCTAGTCGCTTTTAAGAAGATTACTTCCGTGGTACTGCTGGCGACGACCTTCCCGGGAAAGACTTTAAGCTCGTCATAGTTGCTATCTCGGGCAGCATAAGAATTACCCTTGAAGATGGTGGAATTCGTGGCGTTAGCATATACTCCCCAGCTAGAATCAAGCTCCATAGTCCGCGCTAAGACTTGCGCACGACGATAATCCTGAACCAAGGTTTGCGTCGCTAGATCAAGGTTATTCCTGGTTTGGAAATGGTTATAGACGGGCGCCATAATGCCAAATAAAAAAGCCAGGAAGGAGATTACTAACAAAATTTCGAGCAAGGTAAAGCCGGATGCGTTCTTTCTAAGCATATTTTAATATTGGCTCATGCCTCCAATCAAGCTATATATCGGCAAAATAATCGCTAGAGCCACTCCAACCACTCCTAGCCAAACAATGATGAGCATTAAGGGCTCTAAGAAAATGACTAAGTTTTTCGTGGTCGTTTCCGTCTTCTCCTCGTAACGATGGCCGATTTTTTGTAAGATATCGGGTAAATTGCCGGATTGTTCACCGGCTACAATCATCTGCTGGATCGGATAGGGAAGGAGGCTGTTAAGATTGCGGAATTTCTGGAAACTGTTTTTGAACGATTCGCCTTCACCTATTTTTTCCTTTAGAAACAGACAGAGGCGGCGGTAGCGGTAAAAACCGCTGGCGGCGGCGCTAGATTCTAAGGCTTCCTCAATCGGGATGCCGGCCTCCAGTAATATGCCTAAAAGATAAGCAAAGCGTCCGACCTCTACTTCCTGGATTAGTTTTTTGAAACCCGGAGTGGCAAAGATAAGGCTTTGCCCGATAAATTTAGTCTTTTTGTTGAAAAAAACCAAATAAAAGAAGGCGGCCAGGAAAATGATTAAAGCGGGGAAGAAATAAGCACCGTTATTCTCTAAGAAAGCCCCGAAATCGATCAGATAGCGGGTAATCAGCGGAAGGGCAATATCCATCTGTTTAAAGACATTAGCCAGACGGGGCAGGATAAACCAAGAGACGCCAATTGCTACGACCAGGGCAATAATCAGGATAAAGGTGGGGTACATCATGGCGGAACGCAATTTCGAATGGAAGCTTTGGTCTTTTTGGTTTTGATCAGCCACTATCTTTAAATTATCTGCTAAGCGGCCGCTCGACTCTCCCACCCGGACGAGAGCGACTGCTGCCGGACTAAAGATCTTGGTAGTCATTAAAACGCGCCATAAGGGGGAACCGTTATCGACTTCTTCTTTGACTTGGGCTAAAACTTTTTTTAAAAAGCTTGATTTTATCTCTCCAGCTACCGCCTCTAAAGAAGAGGAGATGTTCAAGCCAGCCGCTAAGAGTAAGGTTAGGTTTTCTATCAAAATCTCTTTCTCTTTCTTAATAAAAAAACCGCGCCAAGAATTTATTTGCGAAGGCGCTTTCGATCGCGTTTTTCCTGAAAGCTTATTTTTCATAAGGGCTATTAGCGACTCGCAGAAGCTCATCGATAGTAGTTAATCCGTTTTTTACTTTATCTAAACCATCTTCAAACATGGAACGGCTGCCATTTTTTCTAGCTAAACTTTGGATTTCTTGGGTTGAAGGGTGTTTCAGTATCAGTTCGCGTAAATTCTGCTCTAAAGCGATGAATTCGAATAAACCGATCCGGCCTCGGTATCCGGTTTGGGAACAAGTCGGACAACCCCGGCCTTGATAGAGGGTAATCTTGGTTTTCGGGAAAAAACGGGCCAGTCCAGGATATTTTTTTTCTAATTCGGATTTAGTTAAAGTGGTGGAATAACGGCAAGATTCACAAATCCTCCGCGCTAGCCTTTGGGCGATAATCAGTTCTAAGGTAGAAGATAAGAGGAAGGGCTCTATTCCCATATCGATCAAGCGGGGAATGGCTGTAGCGGCATTATTAGCATGGAAAGTCGAGAGTAATAAATGGCCGGTCAAGGCGGCGTTAACCGCGATTTCAGCGGTTTCCTGATCCCTAATTTCTCCGACCAAAATAATATCCGGATCTTGGCGGACGATTGATTTGAGGCCAGTAGCGAAACTTAGATTTGTCTGCTGATTAATTTGGATCTGGTTAATCCCGGTAATTTTCATCTCTACCGGATCTTCGATTGTCGTAATGTTAACTTCCGGTTTATTTAAAGTCTTTAAAACCGCATATAGGGTCGTGCTCTTGCCAGACCCGGTCGGCCCGGTAACTAGGATCATACCGAAAGGCTTTTTAGCGGCGCTCTCCAATTGAGCCTGCTCCTCGCCGCTTAAACCTAGATCGCTTAAAGCGAAACCGCGCATGTATTCGGCCAAGAGACGTAAAACCATCTTTTCGCCATCAAGGGTTGGGATAATCGACAGACGAGCGTCAATATATTTACCGTTATTAGTAAAATGAATGGATCCGTCTTGGGCGGCAAAATGTTCGTCGATGCGTAAGTGAGCTTGGACTTTGAGTCGGTTAACGATATTTTCGTAATACTCTTTAGGGAGGCGACCGGCATCCTGTAAAACACCATCGACACGGAACCTAACTAATATTTCCTTTTCTTGGGGCTCGAAATGGATATCCGAAGCCTTGAAAACGCTGGCATCTTGGATGATTTCTGTGATTATTTCCGGGGCAACCTTCTTCTGGCCGGCGATGATCTGGCTGAAACGAGTTTCTAAAGTCTTACGATATGATTCCTCTAGGACAGCATCGATATCGCGTGTCAAAGAATAGGCTAAACTGAGACTCTTTTTAGGAAAGAGGGCTTTTAATTTCGAGATTATCTTGGCATTCTCCGGTAAATCAGTGGTCAGGATCACTCGCTTGTCATCTTCGCTGAATAGGATTAAGCGGAATTTTTTCGCCACTTCTTCCGGGATCTTCTTGACCTGGCTGACGCTGGGCTTCTGAGAATTAAGGTCAGCGTAGTTTAATTTAAAAAATTCCGCCAAAGCTTGGCCGATTAAGTCGGCATTTAAAAAATCCCCCTCAATCAAATAATCAAAAAGGGGTAGATGTTGCTTCTGGCTATCCTCAAGAGCTTTAGCTAAAATTTGGCCGTCAATATAATTTTCTGAGGCCAAAATACGGGCAAGTTGCTCGTCTTTTATATTCATAGTGACAGGCTAGGGATTTAAAATTTTCTGAATATGGGAAACCAGATTCACTAGCGGAGTATCTGATTTGACGAAATAGGCGCTAGCGCCCAAACTTTGAGCTTTTTCCATGTCGCCGCTCTGGCTAAGATTAGACAAAACTATGACAGCTGGCTGTTTCTTTTTAGTCTTAAGTTCCTCTAAAAAGGCGAAACCGTCTTTTTTGGGCATCATTAGGTCAAGCAAGACCAAGTCAAACAGATCTTTAGTGACCATATCAATAGCATCCTCTCCATTACTAACAACACTCACCTTGTACCCGCAGTGTTCTAATTTAAGCTGAAGAGCCTTGGCAATCGGCCGATCATCTTCAGCAATCAGGATTTTTTTAGATTTCTTTTCTGTCATATGCAACTAAGCTCCATTTAATCTAATAGTATCATAATCTGGAAAAGCTGACAATTTATTTTTTCTACTTTTGACTTAATTGTTCAAAAATATTAAAATGATAAAGTAAGACTAAAAAATTAAGATAATTACTTATGCCTTATATCAAATGGGAAGACTCATTTTCGGTCGGCGTCCATGAAATAGATGAACAGCACCAGAAGATTATCGAGATCATTAACCGCTTGAGCCAAATGTATGAAAAGAAAGAAGTTCAGGATTTCGTGTTAGAGGATATTATCAAGGAATTATCAGATTATGCCGACTACCACTTCGCGACCGAAGAAAAGTACTTCAAAAAATTCGCCTACGAAAAAACCGAAGGGCATATCGCTATGCATAATAATTATCGGGATAAGATCGGCGAACTTAGGGTGAAATATCTAGCGGATAAGAAAGAGGATGTCTTTTTCGAACTGACCAACTATCTGCACGACTGGTGGCTTTGGCACATCAACAACGCGGACAAGGAATATACGGAGTGCTTCCAAAATAACGGCTTAAATTAAAATTGAAAAATATGCAAGATTTAAATTCATTCATCATCGACTTCGTCTGGGTCTTCGTTTTACTCATGATCTGGCAGCTAGTCTGGAAAGGCTTAGCTCTCTGGAAGGCGGGGAAACGCCAGGATAAAGTCTGGTTTGTTATCCTATTTTTACTCAATACTCTCGGAATCCTGGATATCATCTACCTCTTCGCCGTGAAAACCAAGCAGACTCCTACTAACAATAATAATTAAAATAAGCTTATGAAGAAAAAAGGCTTCACTTTGATTGAGCTTTTGGTAGTAATCGCTATCATCGCTTTACTAGCTACCATCGCGGTTATCGCCTTGGGCCAATCCCGTATCAGGGCTCGCGATGCGAGACGCCTGTCTGATATCAAGCAGATCCAGACCGCCCTCGGCTTATATGTCCATGACGCCGGCTCTTATCCGAGCGATCTAGCGTCCGGAACGATTGCTTATAGCGGCACTACCTATATGTCCATACTACCGACCCCACCGACTCCGGATGACGGCTGTACTGGATCGACCCAATACACCTACGCCGTCCAAGCGGTCGGAGGCAATGCTGCTGGTTCCTATACTTTACGCTATTGTCTTGGAGCCGCCTCAGGCGATATCAGCTCCGGCCTGCATACGGCCACTCCGGGCGGAATTGAATAAAATAAGAGGAAAATTTGATAAAACCGCCAGAACAGGCGGTTTTATGGTAAAATAAAAAGAGCTCCTAGGGCGTAATAATAAAAGCATAATAAAAACAATGGTTAATAATCTAGAGCTTTGGGATAAAAAAAGCGATCAAGAGCTGGTAGCCATGACCCTTAAGGATAAGGAGGCTTTTGTCTATTTGCTTAAGCGCTATGAAGATAAATTGAGACGCTACATCCGTCGCATCTCTAATTTCAGCCCGGAAGAAACCGAGGATGTCTTGCAGGAGGTTTTTTTGAAAGTCTATAAAAACCTAAACGGCTTCGATGCCGATCTTAAGTTTTCTTCTTGGATATACCGCATTACCCACAACCAAGTTATCAGCAGTCACCGCCAACATCTTAGCCGGCCGCAAAGCGTAGAAATCGATGAACAGATAGTAAACAAGATAAAATCGGAGTTCGACTTGCAAGAGCTGGTTATAAACAGTGAGCAGCAAAATCTGACCGCTGGAATCTTAGAAAAGATGAAAGATAAGTACCGAGAGATCTTGGTTCTGCGTTTCTTCGAGGATAAGAGCTATAACGAAATCTCCGATATTTTGAAAAGACCTGGAGGCACTGTAGCCACCATGCTCAGGGAAGCGAAGAAGGAATTTAAAAAGCTCTGGCTAGAAAATAATAATAAGTAATCATATGTTAGATTTAAGCGATAAGATAATCGCTAAAATAGAAGAACAGAAAATCAAGCCGCGCCCCAAGTGGCAATTCATGGTGAAGAAATATGCCGTCCTTACTCTGGCTATCGCTTCTTTACTCCTAGGCGGCCTGTCTTTCTCCGTGATTTTTCATTTATTAAACAACCAGGATTGGACCTGGCAGTCGATTGATCGCAGCCATTTTTTTCTCTTGATTCTCAACTCTCTCCCTTTAGCCTGGCTAGCCTTTTTCGTTCTATTCATCGTGGTGCTTTGCTATAATTTCCGCCAATTAAAACACGGTTATCGATATCCAGTGAAAACAATCGCCTTAAGCGCTCTGGTAACCATGATATTTTTCGGCACCCTCGCGGCCATCCTAGGAATCAACCGTCAGGTCCATAATCTTTTAAACCGGGTTCCTGTTTACCAAAATACCTTTGATTCCAGACTACAGGCTTGGGATCGGCCGCAAGCTGGTTTCTTAACGGGCCGGATCAAAGAATTCAATCAATCTGGCTTTACCTTAGAAAATCCCCATTTGAAAAACTGGCAGGTCATAGTGAGCCCTAAAACCATTATTGACCCGGAATTGGAGGGCGAAATCAATGAAAGGGTCCGGGTCTTCGGTTTTGTCAGCTTACCAGGCAGCTTCATCGCTCAAGAGATAAAACCCTGGGAAAGAATGCGACCGCGAGAGGGCTTAATGCCGCCACCGATGATGAGATAAAATAAAAGAGGCGTATTTGCCTCTTTTTTCTTGATTTTCAAAGGATAAAGCTTTAAAATGCTGAAGAAGATATGACCAGGAAAAAATGGCAACTATACCTCAATTTCTGTCTGATCGCCTTCCTGGCTTTGGGCGTATTTTCCTTATCCCTGAAAGTTTTAGCGGATAACAGCTGGGAAAGGTTCGATTTCTCTAACTGGCATCAAGCGAGGAAAGACTATCAAGACGAAGGCCAGACACAAGTTGAGGAAAAACAAACTTTACAAATTGAATCTGGTTATAAATTACCGATTTTGATGTATCATTACATCAGCCTAGCGCCTAAGGATTCAGCTCTGCCCGGGTTATATCTGGACCCTGAAATATTTGATAAGCAATTGAAGGTAATTAATTCTGAGGCTTATCAGAGCTTATTCATGTCAGAGGTGCCAGGAATTATAAATTCTCAAAAAAAGAATAGAAAATATATCGCTTTAACCTTCGATGATGCTTATGAGGATTTCTATGCCCAGGCCTGGCCAAGGCTTAAAGCTGCCAAGATTAAAAGCACCCTGTATGTGATTATCAACAAGCTCGATCAACCCGGCTATATCAGCCGAGATCAACTGAAGGAGCTAGCAGGGAGCCAAATGGTAGAAATCGCTTCCCACACCTTTAATCATCCTAATTTGCAAAATTTAAACGAGCAGAAAGCTGGATATGAAATCAAAGCTAGTCGCCAAGTCCTAAGTGCCTTAAGCGGCCAGGATTTAAACAGTTTCGCTTATCCCTTCGGCTTGTATCGCGCCGAAACTTTAAAGATAGTTAAGCAAGCCGGTTATTCTAACGCCGTTTCCACCGCGGCCGGATCACGACAAAATCAAAATGATATTTTTTCTCTCAAACGCCTACGGCCCAACAGCCGCCAGGGAGAGGATTTTCGCAAATGGTTAGACTCCTGGCAGTAACAAAAAAGGGCTATCCTAAGATAGCCGATTTTCTTTATTTTTTGAATCCTAGCTTGGAATTATAAGCAGGGTTATGATGCTTTAAACTGGACTAAAGTCATCGTTTTCCAGAAGATCAAAACCTTGAGTGATCCTCAGGCCTTGGTTGGGCAAATGGTTGATAAAAATATCAACCGGAATTTCTAGATCATCATCAAATAAGATGTCTGAGCCCTCGTCTTCGACCAAGAACGAATTTTGTTTCAAATAATCATCCATTTACTAAGGATTATTTTTGTCAGTCGCAGTCTTTATGAAAGAACTACCACTTAAGGCAAGAAGCTTACAAACGCTTCGAGCCTAAAACCATGATAGCAAGAAAATGATAAAAAGTCAATTTAAAAACCCCTCTTTTCGAGGGGTTTTTATATTTTTATCCCGGAATCTAGGTCCGCGGGATGCGCATTTTATAGAAAGAACGATAGACAAAATAAAGGGCCAAGAGGAAAAAAGCCAGGCCGATATAAGGAGCAGTTGACCGGAAAGCGGCCGATATAGCTATTTCCATAGCTAGCAAACCAAAAAGGGTCGTGAATTTAATGATCGGATTCATGGCAACCGAAGAGGTGTCCTTAAAAGGGTCGCCGACCGTATCCCCGATAATCGTGGCATCATGCAACTGGCTGCCTTTTTCTTTTAAATCAACCTCAACCACTTTTTTGCTGTTATCCCAGCAGCCGCCGGAATTAGCCATAAAAACAGACTGAATTAAACCAAAAACGGCCACAGATATCAAATAGGAGACGAAGAAGGCAGCAGCTTCGACGGAAAAGGCCGAAATAAAAGGTATAGCCAAAGTAAAAGAGAAGAGGGCTAAGAAGATATTCCACATGCCTTTTTGGGCGTATTGGGTACAAATCTTCACCACTTCTTTGGAGTTTTCCGTTGAGGCTTTCAAATCTGCTTCCGGATCCAGATTGATATGTTTCTTGATGTAGGCTACAGCTTTATAGGCGCCAACTGAAACCGCCTGGATAGAAGCGCCGCTGAACCAGAAGATAACCATCCCGCCCATCAGGAAGCCGAAGATAGTCCAAGGATTCAAGATGTGCAGAATAGACTCCGGCTCAACCCCTAAAACATTCTTGATTACGAGGATGATAGAAAAAATCATGGTCGTAGCCCCTACGACAGCCGTACCGATCAATACCGGCTTAGCCGTTGCCTTAAAGGTGTTGCCAGCGCCATCGTTTGATTCCAGAAGATACTTAGCCTGCTCAAAATTGGGATCAAAACCAAAATTTTCCCTAATATCTTTGGTGCTAAAGTCTATATCCTCTTCGATGAGCGATAGCTCGTAAACTGATTGAGCATTGTCAGTTACCGGTCCATAGCTGTCAACCGCGATTGTCACTGGCCCCATGCCTAAGAAACCAAAAGCTACTAAACCGAAACCGCAGACAACGGGATAGATCATGAATTGACCCAAACCAATGACGGCCAGGATAAAAGCGATGAACATAAGTAATAAAAAGACTAAACCTTGCCAGAAAGAACTGAAAAATCCGGCTACTAGTCCGCTTAGGACGGTTAAAGAAGCGCCGCCTTCGCGCGAGGCCGCGACTGTTTCTTGGACATGAGCTGATTTCGGACTAGTGAATTTCTTGGTAAATTCCGGAATCAAGGCGGCGCCCAAAGTCCCACAGCTAATGATGGCTGAGAGGATAAGCCAGAGGTCGGCTGATTGGGCGCTTAGCTCGGTGCCAGGGCCGATCAACAGATAACTAGCCAGGAAGGTCACGATAATTGATAGGAAAGACGTTACCCAAACTAATGAAGTCAGGGGCTTTTCAAAATCAGGATTAAATTCCCGCAAATAAAAGCGGCTAGTTAGTAGATTGTTGAGCCAATAGGCTAGCAGCGAGGTAACGATCATCAGAATCCTCATTACGAATATCCAGACCAGGAGGCTGTTCTGCAAAGCTGTTTGTTCTGTAGCCGAGAAGCCCAAGCTGGGCAAACCAACGGCCAAAACGATAAAGGAAATAAGGGCAACTCCGGTAACACCATAGGTTTCGAAGCCATCAGCTGTCGGTCCAACACTATCACCGGCATTATCGCCAGTACAATCAGCGATTACTCCTGGATTACGAGGATCGTCTTCTTTGATCTTGAAGACGATTTTCATGAGATCGCTACCAATATCGGCAATTTTAGTAAAGATGCCACCAGCTATCCTTAAAGCGCTTGCCCCTAAAGATTCGCCGATAGCGAAACCTAAAAAACAGGCACCGGCTAAATGTCGAGGGATGAAAAGCAGGATAAAGAG contains the following coding sequences:
- a CDS encoding ATPase, T2SS/T4P/T4SS family — translated: MNIKDEQLARILASENYIDGQILAKALEDSQKQHLPLFDYLIEGDFLNADLIGQALAEFFKLNYADLNSQKPSVSQVKKIPEEVAKKFRLILFSEDDKRVILTTDLPENAKIISKLKALFPKKSLSLAYSLTRDIDAVLEESYRKTLETRFSQIIAGQKKVAPEIITEIIQDASVFKASDIHFEPQEKEILVRFRVDGVLQDAGRLPKEYYENIVNRLKVQAHLRIDEHFAAQDGSIHFTNNGKYIDARLSIIPTLDGEKMVLRLLAEYMRGFALSDLGLSGEEQAQLESAAKKPFGMILVTGPTGSGKSTTLYAVLKTLNKPEVNITTIEDPVEMKITGINQIQINQQTNLSFATGLKSIVRQDPDIILVGEIRDQETAEIAVNAALTGHLLLSTFHANNAATAIPRLIDMGIEPFLLSSTLELIIAQRLARRICESCRYSTTLTKSELEKKYPGLARFFPKTKITLYQGRGCPTCSQTGYRGRIGLFEFIALEQNLRELILKHPSTQEIQSLARKNGSRSMFEDGLDKVKNGLTTIDELLRVANSPYEK
- a CDS encoding response regulator; the encoded protein is MTEKKSKKILIAEDDRPIAKALQLKLEHCGYKVSVVSNGEDAIDMVTKDLFDLVLLDLMMPKKDGFAFLEELKTKKKQPAVIVLSNLSQSGDMEKAQSLGASAYFVKSDTPLVNLVSHIQKILNP
- a CDS encoding bacteriohemerythrin produces the protein MPYIKWEDSFSVGVHEIDEQHQKIIEIINRLSQMYEKKEVQDFVLEDIIKELSDYADYHFATEEKYFKKFAYEKTEGHIAMHNNYRDKIGELRVKYLADKKEDVFFELTNYLHDWWLWHINNADKEYTECFQNNGLN
- a CDS encoding DUF5652 family protein; protein product: MQDLNSFIIDFVWVFVLLMIWQLVWKGLALWKAGKRQDKVWFVILFLLNTLGILDIIYLFAVKTKQTPTNNNN
- a CDS encoding type II secretion system protein, coding for MKKKGFTLIELLVVIAIIALLATIAVIALGQSRIRARDARRLSDIKQIQTALGLYVHDAGSYPSDLASGTIAYSGTTYMSILPTPPTPDDGCTGSTQYTYAVQAVGGNAAGSYTLRYCLGAASGDISSGLHTATPGGIE
- a CDS encoding RNA polymerase sigma factor, with amino-acid sequence MVNNLELWDKKSDQELVAMTLKDKEAFVYLLKRYEDKLRRYIRRISNFSPEETEDVLQEVFLKVYKNLNGFDADLKFSSWIYRITHNQVISSHRQHLSRPQSVEIDEQIVNKIKSEFDLQELVINSEQQNLTAGILEKMKDKYREILVLRFFEDKSYNEISDILKRPGGTVATMLREAKKEFKKLWLENNNK
- a CDS encoding polysaccharide deacetylase family protein, with product MTRKKWQLYLNFCLIAFLALGVFSLSLKVLADNSWERFDFSNWHQARKDYQDEGQTQVEEKQTLQIESGYKLPILMYHYISLAPKDSALPGLYLDPEIFDKQLKVINSEAYQSLFMSEVPGIINSQKKNRKYIALTFDDAYEDFYAQAWPRLKAAKIKSTLYVIINKLDQPGYISRDQLKELAGSQMVEIASHTFNHPNLQNLNEQKAGYEIKASRQVLSALSGQDLNSFAYPFGLYRAETLKIVKQAGYSNAVSTAAGSRQNQNDIFSLKRLRPNSRQGEDFRKWLDSWQ